A window of Brevinematales bacterium genomic DNA:
GAATAACAATATAATCCGAAGATTTTCTTATGGATTCTATTAGAGGAATAGCTGAAAAAGATTTTTCTTTAGGATACAGGATAGATAAAATCGATAGTAGAGACAATTTGTTATTGTATATCCAGATGATTTTCATAACTTCAATCTCACTTATAATAGTAGGACTTACTTTCATACTTTCTTCTACTTATTTAAGCTCACTTCAGAAATACGGTAACCCCTTTGTTTTATTCCTTAAGCAACTTTTATGGATCCTAATAGGTATTGTTTCTATGATTTTGTTATCTAAAATAGACACTTCATTCTACAAAAGATATGTTAAACTAATTTTACTTATAGGTATAGTGGTTGGAATTTTACCATTCATTCCTGGGATAGGTAAGGCAAAGGGTGATGCTTTTAGGTGGATTAACTTAGGTTTTATTAACATATCGTCATCTGAAGTCATAAAGATGGTACTTATAATATATATATCTGTTGTAATGTCTAGAAAGAAAGACACTAAAAACTTTTTTAACGTATTCCTACCTATTTTTTTAGTTGTAACAATATTTTTCATGATAATTTCTCTTCAACTTGATATATCGATGGCTTTTTTGATACTTTTAAGCGGCATAATAGTTATGTATGTTGGTGGAATACCAGTTATACAGATATTTTTGACTATACTGACATCTTCAATTTTTATATTTTTGATTAGCAGTAATTTCCCTTATCTTCAGAATAGAATAATAGCATTTCTAGATCCGTGGTCTGATCCTTTTGGTAAGGGATATCATTACATAAGTATGATAAAGTCTTTTCAAAATGGAATATTTGGAGTTGGTTTGGGTAATGGAATAATAAAAGAAAAGTCTCTTCCGGAATCTCACACAGATTCAATATTTGCCGTAATAGGTGAAGAAACTGGTATAATAGGTACTTCAATAGTTTTACTTCTGATAACACTTTTTTTCTATTATTCTCTAAAACTGGCTATAGGAATTAAGGACACTTATAAAACTCCTTTAATAGTTGGTTTAGCTTCCTTAATATCTGTATGGGGGATTGTTAATATACTAGTGATAACTGGTTTACTACCTCCAACAGGCACAAATTTACCCCTTATAAGCTATGGTGGAGCAAACATAATAACTTCTCTTTCAGCAATAGGAATAATATACAGATGTTATAAGGAACACGTAAGTATATCCTCAACTTATTTAGCAACTACTAATAAGAGATACTAAAATCTATCTAGCATTTAGGAT
This region includes:
- a CDS encoding putative lipid II flippase FtsW, with translation MDSIRGIAEKDFSLGYRIDKIDSRDNLLLYIQMIFITSISLIIVGLTFILSSTYLSSLQKYGNPFVLFLKQLLWILIGIVSMILLSKIDTSFYKRYVKLILLIGIVVGILPFIPGIGKAKGDAFRWINLGFINISSSEVIKMVLIIYISVVMSRKKDTKNFFNVFLPIFLVVTIFFMIISLQLDISMAFLILLSGIIVMYVGGIPVIQIFLTILTSSIFIFLISSNFPYLQNRIIAFLDPWSDPFGKGYHYISMIKSFQNGIFGVGLGNGIIKEKSLPESHTDSIFAVIGEETGIIGTSIVLLLITLFFYYSLKLAIGIKDTYKTPLIVGLASLISVWGIVNILVITGLLPPTGTNLPLISYGGANIITSLSAIGIIYRCYKEHVSISSTYLATTNKRY